In the genome of Epinephelus lanceolatus isolate andai-2023 chromosome 18, ASM4190304v1, whole genome shotgun sequence, one region contains:
- the LOC117268228 gene encoding fructose-bisphosphate aldolase A-like, with the protein MTHAYPFLGAEQKKELSDIAQRIVAPGKGILAADESTGSMAKRFQSINAENTEENRRLYRQLLFTADDQVNPCIGGVIFFHETLYQKTDDGKLFPQLVKEKGSVVGIKVDKGVVPLAGTNGETTTQGLDGLYERCAQYKKDGADFAKWRCVLKITPTTPSNLAIMENANVLARYASICQMHGIVPIVEPEILPDGDHDLQRCQYVTEKVLAAVYKALSDHHVYLEGTLLKPNMVTAGHSCPTKYSPQEIAMATVTALRHTVPPAVPGVTFLSGGQSEEEATLNLNAINQCTLHRPWALTFSYGRALQASALKAWGGKKENGKACQDEYIKRALNNSKAAMGQYVSSGQKGAAAQESLFVADHAY; encoded by the exons ATGACTCATGCGTATCCATTTCTGGGAGCTGAGCAGAAGAAGGAGCTCAGTGATATCGCTCAGAGGATTGTGGCTCCTGGAAAAGGCATCCTGGCAGCTGATGAATCCACAG GCAGCATGGCCAAGCGCTTCCAGAGCATCAACGCTGAGAACACGGAAGAGAACAGGAGGCTTTACCGCCAGCTCCTCTTCACCGCCGATGACCAGGTCAACCCCTGCATCGGTGGCGTCATCTTCTTCCACGAGACGCTCTACCAAAAGACGGACGATGGCAAGCTCTTCCCCCAGCTGGTCAAAGAGAAGGGCAGTGTGGTGGGCATCAAGGTGGACAAGGGTGTGGTTCCCCTCGCAGGCACCAATGGAGAGACCACCACTCAAG GTCTGGATGGGCTCTACGAGCGTTGTGCTCAGTACAAGAAGGATGGCGCCGACTTTGCCAAGTGGAGATGTGTGTTAAAGATCACCCCCACCACACCGTCCAACCTGGCCATCATGGAGAACGCCAACGTACTGGCCCGCTACGCCAGCATCTGCCAGATG CATGGCATCGTGCCTATCGTGGAGCCTGAGATTCTTCCAGACGGTGACCACGACCTGCAGCGCTGCCAGTATGTGACTGAGAAG GTGTTGGCAGCTGTCTACAAGGCACTGTCTGACCACCATGTCTATCTGGAGGGAACACTGCTCAAACCCAACATGGTGACTGCCGGACACTCCTGCCCCACAAAGTACAGCCCTCAAGAGATTGCTATGGCAACTGTCACCGCCCTGCGCCACACTGTGCCCCCTGCAGTGCCAG GTGTGACCTTCCTGTCAGGCGGTCAGAGTGAGGAGGAGGCCACCCTCAACCTGAACGCCATCAACCAGTGTACACTGCACAGGCCCTGGGCCCTCACCTTCTCCTATGGCAGGGCCCTGCAGGCCTCAGCATTGAAGGCCTGGGGAGGCAAGAAGGAGAACGGCAAGGCCTGCCAGGATGAGTACATCAAGAGAGCCCTG AATAACAGCAAGGCAGCTATGGGGCAGTATGTGTCCTCTGGACAGAAGGGAGCTGCAGCTCAGGAGTCTCTGTTTGTGGCCGACCACGCCTACTGA
- the gps1 gene encoding COP9 signalosome complex subunit 1: protein MPLPVQVFNFQGSVEPMQIDADPQEDQQNAPDTNYIVENPTLDLEQYATSYSGLMRIERLQFIAEHCPQLRVEALKMALTFVQRTFNVDTYEEIHRKLTEATREVQGVPDTVPEGGVVPPPLDSAWAESTRKKALLKLEKLDTDLKNYKGNSIKESIRRGHDDLGDHYLDCGDLSNALKCYSRARDYCTSAKHVINMCLNVIKVSVYLQNWSHVLSYVNKAESTPEIAEQRGERDSQNQAVLTKLKCAAGLAELASRKYKPAAKCFLQASFDHCDCPELLSPSNVAVYGGLCALATFDRQELQRNVISSSSFKLFLELEPQIRDIIFKFYESKYASCLKLLDEMKDNLLLDMYLAPHVKTLYSQIRNRALIQYFSPYVSADMTKMAQAFNTTVAALEDELTQLILEGLINARIDSHSKILYARDVDQRSTTFEKSLHMGKEFQRRAKAMILRAAVLRNQIHVKSPPREGSQGELTPANSQTRMSTNM, encoded by the exons ATGCCTTTGCCTGTGCAAGTGTTTAACTTTCAG GGGTCTGTGGAGCCCATGCAGATAGACGCAGACCCCCAGGAGGACCAGCAGAATGCTCCAGACACCAATTACATCGTGGAGAACCCAACACTG GACCTGGAGCAGTATGCAACCAGCTACAGCGGATTAATGCGCATCGAGAGGCTTCAGTTCATCGCTGAGCATTGCCCTCAGCTCCGGGTGGAAGCCCTGAAGATGGCCCTCACCTTTGTCCAGAGGACCTTTAATGTCGATACTTATGAAGAGATCCACCGCAAACTCACAGAGGCCACACG GGAAGTGCAGGGTGTGCCGGACACAGTACCTGAAGGTGGGGTTGTTCCTCCTCCCCTAGACTCTGCCTGGGCTGAGTCCACCAGGAAAAAGGCTCTGCTTAAACTGGAGAAACTGGATACTGATCTCAAGAACTACAAGGGAAACTCCATTAAAGAGAGCATTAG GAGAGGCCATGATGACTTGGGGGACCATTACCTGGACTGTGGTGACCTCAGTAATGCCCTCAAGTGCTACTCGCGAGCCAGAGACTACTGCACCAGTGCTAAACATGTCATTAACATGTGTCTGAATGTCATCAAG GTTAGTGTTTACCTCCAGAACTGGTCTCATGTTCTGAGCTACGTCAACAAAGCAGAATCCACGCCAGAGATAGCAGAG cAAAGAGGAGAGCGAGATAGCCAAAACCAAGCGGTCCTCACCAAATTAAAGTGTGCTGCAG GCCTGGCAGAGTTGGCCTCTCGAAAATATAAACCAGCTGCCAAGTGCTTCCTGCAGGCTTCCTTTGACCACTGTGACTGTCCAGAG CTCCTGTCACCCAGTAATGTAGCTGTGTATGGAGGCTTGTGTGCTTTGGCCACATTTGACAGACAGGAGCTCCAGCGTAACGTCATCTCCAGCAG ctcctttaagttGTTTCTAGAGTTGGAACCTCAGATCCGTGACATCATCTTTAAGTTCTATGAGTCTAAGTATGCATCTTGTCTCAAGCTCCTGGATGAAATGAAG GATAACCTCCTGTTGGACATGTACCTGGCCCCACATGTCAAGACACTGTACAGCCAGATAAGGAACAGAGCCCTCATTCAG TATTTCAGCCCCTACGTGTCAGCAGACATGACTAAGATGGCGCAGGCCTTCAACACCACAGTAGCAGCTCTGGAAGACGAGCTCACCCAGCTCATACTGGAGGGGCTTATCAATGCACGCATCGACTCCCATAGCAAG ATTCTGTATGCGAGGGATGTGGACCAGAGAAGCACCACATTTGAAAAGTCGCTCCATATGGGCAAAGAGTTCCAGAGACGGGCCAAAGCCATGATCCTCAGAGCTGCTGTGCTGCGCAATCAGATCCATGTTAAG TCTCCACCCAGAGAGGGCAGCCAGGGTGAACTGACTCCAGCCAACAGCCAGACCAGGATGAGCACGAACATGTGA